The segment GATGGAAATTACCTACTGAGAGGAAAACACAAATGAGTTTTCTTACTGATGAATTACAGAATACTTTGGGTTGGAAGCAATCTTAAAGTTCCAACTCCTAGTCAAAAATCAGCTAACCAGGTTGGAAAATATTACAAGCCCTGTGCCTATGGAAGCAGGCTGATATTACAATTAAAAtcttcacaagaaaaaatataattgcGGGTATCATCTCTGTCAAGACACAACACTgcagaaaggcaaaataaaattcatactGTTGAAAGATGGATTTAAAGCTCCTTTCTCTAGAGAAAACACCTCTGTGTTAACTGATTAATTTCTGAGGCAAGCAGGAGGAGATCCACTTCCTCCTGGATACAAACCATTTGTGGCAACAGGTACAACCTCTGATGCTTCTTACCTCCAAAAAGCAAGATACTTCACTGAATGAAGAAGGAGAAATTCTAGTAAGCATAACACAGAATATGGGCTGAGGAGATCTATTTCTGGCTATATCACAGGACTGCCCAAAGCTTGCTGTATGAATGCCAGAAAACCATATTACAGTCTGCCCTATGGTTTCACAGTCAGTTACATCAGATAATTCTCTTTAGTTTATATGCTCCTAAGGAATATAAAATTTCAAATGCAATTACTATAATATTGAGATGATGAACTGGATACCAGATCCATGAGGTTAAAATGTTAACATTAGAGGATTAAGGGTAAGTTGGATCTTACATCTCTAATAATACATTTGGTGAGTTAACTTGACAAGGGAGCAAAGTAAGGTCAGTAGTTAACTGTCTTTGCACTGACCATCCTAGTTTGTATTGTTTCTCATAAACCACAAGTACTGAGGGAATTCCTTCAACATTCTGTGGCTGGACTTCACATAAAGTAAAACTGTGACAGAGACCAGATCTCAGACAGAAGCCTTTCAATTTAAATGTGACAAGTTCTTTCCCTTCAAAGCAAACTTCTTTCTACTCCTAAAAACAGTTCCCAGTGACAGACCATTTGGTTTTGATGAACAGTTTATGAAGAATGGCAATTAATATTATGGAAGTTGTTACTGAAGTCAGTATTCACACTGACTGCTTCTGCATGGCAGGCCTCAAGTCTCAGCATGgatatttacatgaaaaatgttaaCTAGCAAAAACATGGCAAGATATCAGCAATATAATTAAAGGAGGTTAATGCTTAAGATGAAGAACGTAAGATTCCAACTGCACTGTATTGATGAAAGTAACctaataaaagaaatactgtgCTGTGGAAGAGGGATGAACAATACTCCTGTGAAAATCTGGGAAGGCTGTGCTACACAATACACCATTTATCACTTTACAGATTCTTCCTTCTATCTGCTCTGACCCTGCTGAAGATGTGAGACAGCATCCTCAGAAGACAACCCATCAGACCCACAGAATGGAATTGTCTGGTTTCTGTAGCTGTCTGTCCTTCCACAGGAACGAAGGGGGgtaaagaggaaaggaggatgGCATAGTGTGCATTCACtgcatatttctaaaataattaatgttattactgatttggaggaaaaaggaaaaaaaaaaggaaacccaACTAATTATTGACTTGCATGATAATAGACATAGAGTCATATATGATGAGGTTTAAAATCAGCATATTCCATTTATCACGGTGGCAGTAATTCTGTAGACAGAGAACtattgaattttcattttgttccacTATTCTGCTTTCACTATGGAGTTTTCCACTTTTTAGTATTGATTATACAGTGATTAAAACTGAACAAGCTGCATATGACTCTGGTGTCTATACTTTGAAAAGTCTGCCTGGTTTAAACTGCTGTGACATGCCAGCTGTATTAAAAGATTCTGAGATGAATTTTggttccatttattttttttgttccaaacaTATAGTGAATTTAATTTCACTGAGAGAACGATGCTCATTAAGACTCCCACATAAATGCTACAGACCTTCAGGAATCTTCCCACTGAATTTAGTTAAAATGATAATAGAGATTAGTCCTGACATACAACTCAAAAACAGGGGCCTTGGTTAGCAGCTAATATTCACTAGAAAAGCATTCAGAACACTGAACAGACAGTCAGACATTACATTcaataaactgaaaattctaATATATTAGGGGATTTCATTATTTGACAGCCTATGTACAATGTTAGAACTCCTTATAATCAGTAAAATTATctgtaaattattattttaagggCACTAggatttaaatgaaattgtcagctaatattttttatcatttctttggCTCACAAATACACTAAAATACCATAAACATTATTTAGAACTTCAATAATATATAAATAGGATACAttacaaatggaagaaaatacaagacaACTCTTCAGCATGGTAAATCTCTGCatataaataagcaaatattttgtatacCTACAATTCGACAATTACCTTGCTGTAAAACTATtacatttaaattcttttacaCAAAGTCATTTAACAATAATATACACAATCTACACAAATTAACCcctaaaaatacagcaataataTACCTGTTACAATGACTCTGCTACTATTATCCCCGATGTGACACTAAAGGGAAAATACAACAATTTTACTTGAAGGTGCTGTTAGAGATTGCTATTTCATATGTGACAGAAGCACCAACAATAAGGTTCAACACTGCTATACATCTTCTTTAGCTCCTAAGAATctacattttagaaatgtttctaTTTGTCTATTTTTACCTGGCAGGAAAATCTGTAGCACATTATCCACATCATTAGTTGTTGAaggaaaagttaattttcttaaagTGGAAAACATGCTGTGGCTTAGACCTAAGTTCATAAcctctttttatatttatatatatatatgtatatatatatataattatagatatatatttatactgTACATGTATACTGTACAGAGttcttaattttctattttcacaCTTACTAATTTCCTGCTGACAATAAACAAGACCAATCTAAGAGTCAACAGTACTTAAGATAATACATTTTCCCTCAGTAAAATGATCTACCAATACACATATATTTCAATAGCCTATaagtttttgttgctgtttaagGATGTCTTAGGAGATTGGAACTTACAGAAAGAGAATTTCCTTAAAACATGTTCTGCAGAACTGggttaaaaaaataaccagTACTGGAAAACAGTGAATTAGAGAAACAAATATCTCAACCACCATGCTAGAGTTCCTGGCCCAATCTCTCTATTTCCTCAATGAGGAAGTCTATGTCAGACTTAGTTGCTGCTGGGTTTGAGATGACCATTCGGAAGAAGTTGACTTTATCGCCCTGAGGCTGATATCCAACCATGGTAGTACCTGACTCCATCATCAGGGCTTTTATTTTCGGTGCCACCTTTAGAATTTAAAATGGAGGAGGGAGAGATAGGGGGAGGGACACAAAGACAGAGagggacagagagagaaagagagagagagagattttgagaatttttattttttctttgaatatcgCAAGCTTTCTAAatttagggaaaacaaaaaggaacgAAATGGACAGTTTAGAAAAGCAATATAAGATCTGTAAGAGAAAAAGCTTGAAAGTTTCAGGGATTGTATATTTGAAGTAAAATTGGCAATGATAATATTAATCTTCtaagaaatctttttaattaagagtCTAGCAGCATCCTAGTATTTTCAgaacataatattttaatatatctaATGTACATAATTTCTATGTGCTGATTAATTATCATTATTCTTACATcctgaaaaatgcatatttgaaTGAGAAGTACTGAATCAGTTCTACTACAGTCTTTGGATAAAGGAGATATGTATAATTTTGATGACAAGAAATGTTGGGGGCAATggagtatttcttttcttgttgtaTGGTTTTTTGAAAACTCACTCCAGAATCAACTTTTTGAGGGCCATGGATGCctttcatgaaaatatatgtattctCAAAGTCAACTTGCTAAAGGGACAAGGTAGAGACAGTGGAAATTTTTCAACAAGATCTTTGCTGTAGGGAATATTTTCTGCTAGCATAAGCCATGGAAACCTTCCAGCAGTTTTGCAGTACTGTGCATTTACCTCTGTTACACTTCCTCACTTTAATTTATAAGAAATACTGTTCCAACAGTCTTAATATGCAGTATTAGGTGAGCCCAGTTTTGCCATCTAGACCTTTCTCCTGCTCTACTGTCTCCCAGCCAAGGTCAGAGCTCTGGTTGGTAACTGTTTTGTAGGATGCTTTATGATGTCCCTTAACAATTAACATggtcaaataaaatatttcatctttattcCCAATCCTATcgaactcttttttttcttctcactttagGCAACTTCCCTAACACTAGGTCATCCCAGgaatatctgttttctttcttgagtgtgatgaagacaaaaaaatccttcacaAAACCTTCCAACTTTGTccattcttcttccttcccacaCATAAAAAATGCAATTCATTTTTACAACTATAAAATAATTGTGTTGTCTCCCGAATTTACTTCATTCCACTTCTATTTGTCTAAAATGCTACtacaatttttttcacttccctCAGTTCCTAGGTAACAGAAAAATTCTCTGGCGGTGCCTCTACAATACCTTCATTTCCCTCTaccatttcttcaaaaatactaTCCCAAAGTTCCAAACcatattcattttcattgaaaTGCAGTAATCATTCAAACAGTGCAAAATCACCTGTAACTAAGCAAGAACAcctaaaatcaaaataaagatCTGAGAAAAGACTTGCACGTTTCCATGTCCCATATCTGCTCCAACACTTTCAAATAGTTACtcctcagtttctctttctgaaatgctgcccTGTTCAAACAAGATGGGGACGTCTTCCATAACtagcttctttttaaatattcttataCACATTTGGGACCACAGAAGGAataggaaacaaacaaacacaaacaagcaAGCCTGAttatgttctgtattttgttcCATAGGGAAAACGTGACTTCAGCCCCAAATGGAGATAAAAGTGAACAAATATCAAAGCCATAACAAGAAATTGGAGAACTTCCATCCTAGCATCTGGAACTTGTcaacacagaaatgtattatttttaataaacagaatACTTTGGGCTGAAATAGCAGATTATACTTTTGCATTTAACATGAGCCTCATACCCTGTGCAACTTTTCTCGTCTCTCATCGCAGTCTGGCATGCCTCTGAGACTTGGTGGAATATACCAAAAACATACATTTGTGTGCTCTGGCTGCAAAAAGAACCAAACACATACATCAATAAACAAAGTAATACAGGTCAACCATATACTTTAAGGGTTAATATATTTTAGCACAGATttggaggcaaaaaaaaaatcgcaGAACTGTTTTCACATCTGCCATGTTAGATTCCTTATATATTGCCCCGTTTTAGGGTGCTAATACCTTTTAGGCAAATGCCTTCTACCTTCACACAGTGTTAAGGGGAACTGTTTTCCAGGCTCCCTACATGGGCAACTCCATCTTCCTTTTCATAGTCAATAAAGAGACAATGTATTTATGTCACTCTATCAACAAAGGCTTCATACAGCAGCACTAGTAACATGAAGTATAGCAAAAACGGCAGATTTGCAGTTATGTACATGGTGGCACCTGGAATCTCAGCATAAATAGACTGCGTTAAGGCAGTCTTCACACCCTACATACAGAAATTTTCTGGAGAGAGGAGACAGAGAAATAGATAGtaagaaaggggagagaaatCTGATATTTATGGTATAAAATCAAATACATCTGCCCAGATGCAAATAGCCACTCAgttttttttggaaaattagAGAAGTTTTGCATAGCTAGGTTGAAGAACTGTTAAGAGGTGTGAAGGCTGTTTTCAGAATTCCATGTAGATTTGGCTCCTACACCTGggttaaacaaaagaaaacttacCTCCCCTTCAAAAACCATCTCgaattcttctctgttttttattttagtatagAGATATTCTGCCAGTTCCAGGCATTTGTTGATCTGATTTTCAAATCCTACTGTAccctattttaaaaagaaagtaagtatTAAATACAGAGTACTTTTACCTCCTCAGATGTAATCATCTTTTCAGAGAGATTTCACTCTAAAATGGCTTCAGACATATAACATTCAGCACAATTATTTCTAGCAATTTAGAAGTAAAGTCAGTTGCTACAGAAGCAGCTAAATGTGTCAAAACTGTAATCACCACTGGTTTTTGTTCTAAGAGAATTTCTTATGATAACAGGAAAggcttttgatatttttaatacgGTATCTTTagctctcttttcttcagtttctaaaaatacaaatgttaaGTGTTGTTTTCGTAGTTCTTGCTGAAAGATTGGAAACACGGAACAGAAATTCAACTGAAAGAGTAAGATTTGGGAAGTAATCTATTTCATTTAAACAGTTTGCAAGaagtttgcattttaaaaagtcagcaaACAAAAGCCTGTTTGCTTAAAGTCATTTGCTTATCTACTGGTCTTTTGTAGCATCTGATCTTCTGAAAGATCagaatctctttaaaaagatgAGTGCTGATAAtcaataaaataggaaaaacaaaaaatttttaAGTACAATTCTACatatgaatgaaaaattaaaaacaacagaagcacACTGTTATTAATTACTATACTATTCCTGGACTACATTGATCTAGTGACTTAGAACTAGATCTGACCACATACCTATGTGTTTAGAAGTTGTGTTTACACAAGTATTAAAAAAGCTTTCCATTACACTAAATGaataaattacataaataaCTTCTGATGTTTTAACTGGGCTTTTATGATTTACCTTTGCCTTCCACATCAACCAGAATTTGAAAATGTCCACATGTCGACCACACTGTATTGCCTTATCTCCAGTGTCATAGGATACATCATACTGTTTGTCTTGCTGGAAAAGATATCCTGCACACATTTGATTGCAGCCTTGAAGTATACCCTGTAATGAAAAACATGTATTTGCATGAAACATATTGCATATGTGCATGTCAATCTGTATGCATTAATAATACATAGATGTATATCAAATTAGATCTTTAAATGGACAAATTATGAAATATGGACCTTGTTTTGTAAACCTGAGACATAGACAAGATTTCATAACCTAAGATGTTTTCCTTAGGAGTTCTTCAAATGCATCTGGATTCTTAATTTCAAGCACTAACTTCGTTCACTTCATAATGTAAGGCTGTGGTTTTAAGACTTAAATAGttcatttattaaattatgTAGTAGAACACAGTTGCATCCTTTCAGGGCTGCACGCAGCTACagtaaatgtagaaaaaaattaaagcatccAACTTTATATTTTGTCCAGCTTAATGACACTTAATATTAATGATAACTGTGAACACAAATGATCTAACCTTGATGGATTTTGCTTAGCAAGCAAGGAGAAGGGGTGCATCACaatcactgcttttaaaatgatggTCTACAAATGAATAGAAACTTATGAATTTTGGATAAGGGTCTatgcagaaaacacaaagaagaaaattcctaTACGTTACACAAAAACTTCTAAAATACTGTgcaagatataaaaaaaaaagaagaaaagaataagctTTTTAATTAAGCAGTTTAGACTGTGACCAGTCACTAAGACCATAGTTGTATGGTCAATATGCCAAGGGAACAAAGAGGCAAATGCTCAAATGAAGTACACAAGCATAGCTGTAGTGTACTTAGAATATGCAAAGATCCAACAGCTGAAGATCTGACGTATATTGTTTATAActttgacaaaagaaaaataaaaaatagaacaaacaTACAAGAAAACCAATTTCCGAAATGCAATATAAACCCAAAGGATAATGCACTATTCTTTTGAAAAGTAGGGTTTGATAGTTAcatttttgtttactgtttaATTACTAAATATAAAGCAGACCTTCTCCCGGACCAGAATGGCAGAACACTGCAACAATACTCCCATCATCTTGTGTGGATTCCAAGTGACTGAATtggctctgaaaaaaaaaaaagaaataaataaaaatacatattcagATAGGTCTGAAAACCAGAAATTCAACCTGGAGTTGCCTTAGTTCTCTGCTTTGAGCTGGAAATGTACAGAATTTTTGACCAGCTGATTTCACTATGGAGATTATCACTATCTCAGATATGCGTCTCCTTTGCCAGCTGTACTGTCCAGTAAAGGAGTTTTTCATGTGTTGACTTCAAATATCAGACTCCTGATTagtttatattattattaataaaacagCTAATTAGTGTCAGGCTGCATTGATGAGCTGAAATAGTAACTTCCTCCCCCCAAAACCCCACTTTAGAAACAGCACtaacaaaactaacaaaaacagTACGGTCCAAGGTACAGACTACGTGACAGAGCAAAgaactaaggaaaaaatctgaagcACTGGGAAAGTACAGTTATTTGCTGATCAGTCAGTGGAAATGTAACAGTAAAGGAAAATTCACTTTGAATGCttatctgcttttccagctAGAGCCAAAAGAGGCCTTTTCTATATTATCTTGCTAAGTTCATGGACTGTTAAAAGGCTATAAAACTTTATAATCCTACAATTCTGCATATAAAGGTTAAGACTTCTTATGTATAAGCGCAAGTGGATGCATAAGATCATCTAATTTAATTGCCAAGATAAGACATTCTCTACTTTTAATATATCAATCTAGACAGTTTAATGATGATGCTAAAATAAATGTACCAACATAATATGTCCACTGACCTCCTCACCCCAGGTTATTAATTACAGAATATCCCTTGATTCACTGCATGTTCCGGAGAAGGAAACCATGTAAAGATATTTAATAGACTATACACGTGTTCACacaatcatagaaccacagaatatcccaagttggaagggacccataaggatcattgagtccaactcctggctccacacaggactacaCAAAAAAACAGACCATATAACTAAGAGctttgtccagatgcttcttgaacaccgGCAAGCTTGGTGCCACGCTTCCCTGGGGAGGCTGTTCCAGTGATTGACCATCCTCTCGGTGAAGAGCcttttcctgatacccaactGAAACCTCACCTGTCAAAGCTTCTTTCAACACTGTTGGAAGAAATTTCAAAGAGATTTCCCCCACTCCTGCCCCCTGCTCTCAGAGAACAAGTACAACCACAGTTCCTCTGTTTTTGGCAACATGACAACGCCTTCACTCCAATCTGAAGACCACATATTCCACAAAGATTCCAGATACAATTCCAACCTCCATCTGCAGTAGGCTGGATAGAAGCATATCTCAGCCAAAAGAATAATGTGGTCTAGGCTGCATCTGGGGAGTTCACATTTCTTCTAGAGCCTCCTTAGGCAGTGTAGACCAGCAGATTAAGTAGATGTGCCAATTAAAATTGTGTatgttaaagaaattatttttacaatatttaCTTCGTATTAAGACACGTTGCCTGTGACTAGAAAATTGGATGGGGCATACTGCTCTGCTGATTCAGAGTTCTCCTGCTATAACATCCTATATCGTGCCAGAATTGTCCATATGCTTTTCCTACCATTCCTGCCATACATCATTCTTACTTACAGTACAAGATGCCCACCACCGGGAAAGTCTATTTAATGGAGAGCTTTGCTCACTGCTCTCATTTTATGCCTTTAGACATTGCCCACGTTTGGCACAGTTGTCTCAAGGAAGGAATTTGGTGCTAATTAGAGAGGATATGGGTAGAGCTtgtttcagatcttttttttttttacttccccCGAAGCTTATACTTGCAGTGATGGGAAATATCTTATGATTCTGGTTCTTCATTGCAGTTCTGACTTTTCTTCAGATTAGCATCATTTTATGACAGAACAGTTTCAGGAGAAATCTGGAGACAAAGACACCTATGGTGTTATATACACAGTATCTTCTACAGACTATAGCCTTGTCATCACTAGATGTGGGAGCATCATTGCCAAAGTCTACACATGGGACACCTCCCAAGTATGAATTGAAAGGGCTGGAGGGAAGGTCATGCTCTTGCTTAtaccttgtttttttcttaaatccatCCTCACCCATTCACACTCAAACCTTCAATTTGCCTTTATAATCCCTTAAAAACTACGCCTAGAACAAtcttctctccatttttcttgCCAAGCAATAGCCTTGCCTTCCTTTGAATCTGTTGAAAACTTGGTTTTCACTGATGTATATGTACACCTCGCTGTTATCTTGTGCAGAATTGTTTGTCATACTTCtgtttaatttaatatttaaattctttattcCAGCAAATTCATCTTTTCATGAATTTGTGAAGTGTCATGTACCTCACTAAGGTATTTAAATAACAGGATTACTAACAGAGTGCGTAGTACCTTTCTATTCCATTCAGTTTATGACGATGCTTTCGGGACATTAAGAGTCCACCTCCCCAAGCAGCCTGGAAGAGATAGGAACAAAAGAGAAGATTCGTCATTCTGAAAAGCCTAACATACCTTAATTTACTCAGGatctaataaatattttgattcaaGACAAAACATGTAAACCAAAATCCTCTGTTGCCTGAATAGCATGTCAGTCAGTTACTTACATCTACATGGAGCCAGAGGTTGTATTTTTCACATATATCTGCAATTTCCTGTATTGGATCAAAGGCTCCGTAAACTGTGGTACCTGCAGTTGCATTTACAAAGAGAGGAACGTATCCCtacaatgaaaataacaatattATTTACAAAGTTCAGtctctttcaggaaaaacaaaaagtgaaattcATAATTTTGAATTAGATTAAATAAATGTGAACTACAATTCTAAAGAGTTTGCAAGTGTAAAGAAgttaagaaatgaagaacaatCTTGGTAGCTCTAACTTAGGTGTTTCTGTATAAAGTTGTTAGATTTTTCATTGCACTGATTCAAGGAATAACAATAAATGCCTCAAAAATCAAACTTACTGGCTATAGTTAGTTACTGACCCTGCACTCTCACACTTGAAAGGTATGGGAATTTTTAGGATTATCATTCAACAGAATTTTTGATGGTTTGACCAAACATCAAAGTTTGGCAAAAGTAGTCTTAATTTAAAGCGTTAGCATTTTTCCACATACTTCCAAagagaaagttatttttaaaagttgtaaAATGCAGGCGTGAGACAAtgtataaacaaacaaacattcttTAAACAGTAAATAGAAACCATTGCAAGATAGCTCCCTAAACGATACagaaatatataattaaatagtagaaaaatattattacaaGATTTATATTGTtataatgtttttgtttaatgcAAACCTTCAGCCTTCCAAGGAAGAGTTAACACATTTTATTAAGCCAAACATTTaaacactattttaaaaaaacaacaaacacaaaccttctgttttgcttccaaAATTTTTGCTTCCAAATCAGCTGGTATTATTTTGCCTCTGTAATTATTgtagaaagaaagacaaagaaaattgAAGATTGCATACAGAAATACTAGCTACagttgaaataatttaataGGATTTTCTCAACAGGCGATTAGCAACTT is part of the Numida meleagris isolate 19003 breed g44 Domestic line chromosome 5, NumMel1.0, whole genome shotgun sequence genome and harbors:
- the GAD1 gene encoding glutamate decarboxylase 1 isoform X2, giving the protein MQFLLEVVDILLNYVRKTFDRSTKVLDFHHPHQLLEGMEGFNLELSDNPESLEQILVDCRDTLKYGVRTGHPRFFNQLSTGLDMIGLAGEWLTSTANTNMFTYEIAPVFVLMEQITLRKMREIIGWSNKDGDGIFSPGGAISNMYSIMAARYKYFPEVKTKGMAAVPKLVLFTSEHSHYSIKKAGAALGFGTENVILIKCNERGKIIPADLEAKILEAKQKGYVPLFVNATAGTTVYGAFDPIQEIADICEKYNLWLHVDAAWGGGLLMSRKHRHKLNGIERANSVTWNPHKMMGVLLQCSAILVREKGILQGCNQMCAGYLFQQDKQYDVSYDTGDKAIQCGRHVDIFKFWLMWKAKGTVGFENQINKCLELAEYLYTKIKNREEFEMVFEGEPEHTNVCFWYIPPSLRGMPDCDERREKLHRVAPKIKALMMESGTTMVGYQPQGDKVNFFRMVISNPAATKSDIDFLIEEIERLGQEL